The Bacteroidales bacterium genome includes a region encoding these proteins:
- a CDS encoding DUF1987 domain-containing protein: protein MIFEKTHNKPFVNLSVEKCIFEIKGSSFSKSVTERYTDILKWMDKEIPKLKGELNCFFYFDVINSISYRSIMEIFTKFSHYKEKGKRFNVTWYYDEDDEDNLENAEDLSEVFDIPMLIKETQIKGLIP, encoded by the coding sequence ATGATTTTTGAAAAAACTCATAACAAACCTTTTGTTAATCTTTCCGTAGAAAAATGTATATTTGAAATTAAAGGTTCATCATTTTCGAAAAGCGTTACAGAAAGATATACTGATATTCTAAAATGGATGGATAAAGAAATACCGAAACTTAAAGGTGAATTAAACTGTTTCTTTTATTTTGATGTAATAAACAGTATTTCTTACAGAAGTATTATGGAAATATTTACAAAATTCTCACATTATAAAGAGAAAGGTAAACGTTTTAATGTTACATGGTATTATGACGAAGATGATGAAGATAATTTGGAAAATGCAGAAGATTTATCGGAAGTTTTTGATATTCCCATGTTAATTAAAGAAACTCAAATAAAAGGATTAATTCCGTAA
- a CDS encoding acyloxyacyl hydrolase, which translates to MNSFFWRNLLFFISFIFISENTAYSQNNKFSNIKMSAKYHYGYFLPEYPFFDYLVNDNINVFEYNIQKEVSGKNLWHKVYKYPSTGISLFYSELGNNSIFGKTVAINPYIQFNLLKREKIDLRYQLGFGICYVTHHFDFQENYHNIAVGSHLNIWLNSELTASYHFYNDISLLIGTAFNHLSNANLAEPNIGLNSWTFFSGIQANINKKEKIYDYEIPKFNRKNEYSVIIAGGIKQTRRFAEEHYFSGSISLEYKRKLGHKFSIGAGSDLFFDASVPDEMIREGINDVKNLYKYKSGFHLSQEFIFGKISLIFQEGLYFFLTDRLYNHKMYNRGILRYKFSDHFFVNIAMKSNIVVLDVMEIGVGYCWN; encoded by the coding sequence ATGAATTCTTTTTTTTGGCGTAATCTTCTGTTTTTTATTTCATTTATTTTTATATCGGAAAATACAGCATATTCTCAAAACAATAAATTTTCCAATATTAAAATGAGTGCTAAATATCATTACGGTTATTTTTTACCCGAGTATCCTTTTTTCGATTATTTGGTTAATGACAACATAAATGTTTTTGAGTATAATATCCAAAAAGAAGTAAGCGGCAAAAATTTATGGCATAAAGTATATAAATACCCGTCAACAGGAATTTCTTTATTTTATTCAGAATTAGGAAATAATTCAATTTTCGGAAAAACTGTCGCAATAAATCCATATATCCAATTCAATTTATTAAAAAGGGAAAAGATTGATTTAAGGTATCAATTGGGATTTGGAATATGTTATGTTACTCATCATTTTGATTTTCAAGAAAATTATCACAATATTGCAGTAGGATCTCATTTAAACATTTGGCTTAATTCAGAATTAACGGCATCATATCATTTCTACAATGATATTTCACTATTAATCGGTACAGCATTCAATCATTTATCCAATGCAAATCTTGCAGAACCTAATATCGGTTTGAACAGTTGGACTTTCTTCAGCGGAATTCAAGCAAATATCAATAAAAAAGAAAAAATCTATGATTATGAAATTCCAAAATTTAATCGGAAAAATGAATATTCAGTTATTATAGCCGGCGGCATTAAACAAACAAGAAGATTTGCTGAAGAACATTACTTTTCAGGTTCAATATCTTTAGAATATAAAAGAAAATTGGGTCATAAATTCAGCATTGGTGCAGGAAGTGATTTATTCTTTGATGCATCTGTTCCGGATGAAATGATCAGAGAGGGTATAAATGATGTTAAAAATCTGTATAAATATAAAAGTGGTTTTCATTTGTCGCAAGAATTTATTTTCGGGAAAATATCATTAATTTTTCAAGAAGGCTTATATTTCTTTTTAACAGATCGCTTATATAATCATAAGATGTATAACAGAGGAATATTAAGATATAAATTCTCGGATCACTTTTTTGTAAATATAGCCATGAAATCAAATATTGTAGTTCTTGATGTTATGGAAATTGGAGTAGGATATTGTTGGAATTAG
- a CDS encoding YggS family pyridoxal phosphate-dependent enzyme, which produces MCISENILKIKSNIPQNVKLIAVSKTKPNEDILEAYNSGHKLFGENKVQDIVKKYEDLPKDIEWHFIGHLQRNKVKFIVPFVRLIHAVDSLKLLKKINDEAAKNKRIVNCLMQIHIARESSKFGLDINELREILSSEEYSSMENIEIEGLMGMATYTDNKEIIKNEFVFLSKCFKEIKNEFFSNTDNFKEISMGMSDDYDIAVESGSTMVRVGSIIFGERNY; this is translated from the coding sequence ATGTGCATTTCAGAAAACATACTAAAAATAAAAAGCAATATTCCGCAAAATGTTAAATTAATTGCTGTTTCTAAAACAAAACCAAATGAAGATATTCTGGAAGCCTATAATTCGGGACATAAGCTTTTTGGTGAAAACAAAGTTCAGGATATTGTAAAGAAATATGAAGATTTACCAAAAGATATTGAATGGCATTTTATTGGTCATCTTCAAAGAAATAAGGTTAAATTTATTGTACCTTTTGTAAGATTAATTCATGCTGTTGACAGTTTAAAACTTCTCAAAAAGATTAATGATGAAGCTGCAAAAAATAAACGAATTGTTAATTGTCTTATGCAAATACACATTGCCCGTGAATCAAGTAAGTTCGGCCTTGATATTAATGAGTTAAGAGAAATATTAAGTTCAGAAGAGTATTCCTCAATGGAAAATATTGAGATTGAAGGTTTAATGGGAATGGCAACTTATACTGATAACAAAGAAATTATTAAAAATGAATTTGTTTTTTTGAGTAAGTGCTTCAAGGAGATTAAAAATGAATTTTTCAGTAATACAGATAATTTTAAAGAAATATCAATGGGTATGTCAGATGATTATGATATTGCTGTTGAATCCGGTTCTACAATGGTAAGAGTAGGAAGTATTATTTTTGGTGAGAGAAACTACTGA
- a CDS encoding OmpH family outer membrane protein: MNKLFQGIGVIMLLSLSLLFSNCDKNDEDNGNHVASDNSFKIAYVKTDTLAEVYEYYNDLKTSLLLEQQEAEADLSSRYKSMQTKYLQIQRDLQDNMITPTSAQKKQEKLALDQQKWQQDQQRYEFELMEKNQKMTLEIYDSIQNYLKIYNKEYKFNMIIATDTLGSNLLYADKNLDITGDVIKALNKRYRAALGKQEGEEDTEEN, encoded by the coding sequence ATGAATAAATTATTTCAAGGAATAGGTGTAATAATGTTATTATCGTTGAGTTTATTATTCTCAAATTGCGATAAAAATGATGAAGATAATGGTAATCATGTTGCTTCAGATAACTCATTTAAAATCGCTTATGTAAAAACCGATACACTCGCAGAAGTTTATGAATATTATAATGATCTTAAAACTTCATTGTTACTTGAACAACAAGAAGCTGAAGCAGATTTAAGCTCACGTTATAAATCAATGCAGACTAAATATTTACAAATACAAAGAGATTTGCAAGACAACATGATCACACCTACATCTGCACAAAAAAAACAAGAAAAATTAGCATTAGATCAACAAAAATGGCAACAAGATCAACAACGCTATGAGTTTGAATTAATGGAAAAAAATCAAAAGATGACACTTGAGATATATGACAGTATTCAGAATTATTTGAAAATTTATAACAAAGAATATAAATTTAATATGATTATAGCTACTGATACTCTGGGATCAAACCTTTTATATGCCGATAAAAACTTGGATATTACCGGAGATGTTATCAAAGCCTTAAATAAAAGATACAGAGCAGCTTTGGGAAAACAAGAAGGTGAAGAAGATACTGAAGAAAATTAA
- a CDS encoding glycosyltransferase, protein MSFADTYFRRFQTYDKIISEEPNKDIFLSVVIPSYNEPDLCTSLQSLLDCELPKQSVEVIVVVNSSEDTPEDILNINRESYSQAKEFSVKYSTERLNFRILNFDYLPKKFAGVGLARKIGMDEALHRFDFLNKNNGLIAGFDADALVQNNYFTEIEKHFRNNPATKACSINFEHPIEGNQFNENIYKNIINYELHLRYFVEALRYAKFPYAYHTIGSSFVVRADIYAVQGGMNRKKAGEDFYFLQKIIPLGNYSELNSTAVIPSPRMSDRVPFGTGAAVKKMIEQNKNDFTTYNFEVFEILKHFFEGKDKFYEEYSTDNVNVYISEFLEANNFKEDLAKIKDNSPNINIFRKRFYDWFNAFRIIKFLNYTREKYFTGLSVKQEAEKLLQRKYSSVFIPESEKEMLLFYRDIQKRHLYNTGF, encoded by the coding sequence GTGTCATTTGCCGATACATATTTCCGGAGGTTTCAAACATACGATAAGATCATTTCGGAAGAACCGAATAAAGATATTTTTTTATCTGTTGTTATTCCTTCATATAACGAACCGGATTTATGCACTTCATTACAATCGTTATTGGATTGTGAATTACCGAAGCAATCTGTGGAAGTTATTGTTGTAGTAAATTCTTCTGAGGATACACCTGAAGATATTCTTAATATTAACAGGGAATCATATTCGCAAGCAAAAGAATTTTCTGTTAAGTATAGTACCGAACGATTAAATTTTCGGATTCTAAACTTTGATTATCTTCCGAAAAAGTTTGCAGGTGTTGGTTTAGCCAGAAAAATTGGAATGGATGAAGCATTGCATCGCTTTGACTTTTTAAATAAGAATAACGGATTAATTGCAGGTTTTGATGCTGATGCTTTAGTTCAAAATAATTATTTTACTGAAATAGAGAAGCATTTTCGAAATAACCCTGCAACAAAAGCTTGTTCAATTAATTTTGAGCACCCGATTGAAGGAAATCAATTCAATGAAAATATTTATAAGAATATTATAAATTACGAACTTCATTTAAGATATTTCGTTGAAGCTTTGCGATATGCGAAGTTTCCTTATGCATATCACACCATAGGTTCAAGCTTTGTTGTGAGAGCAGATATTTATGCTGTGCAAGGCGGTATGAACAGAAAAAAAGCCGGTGAAGATTTTTACTTCTTACAAAAAATAATTCCCCTCGGAAATTATTCTGAATTAAATTCGACAGCCGTAATTCCCTCTCCTCGAATGTCCGATCGTGTTCCTTTCGGTACCGGAGCAGCCGTAAAAAAAATGATTGAGCAAAATAAAAATGATTTTACTACTTATAATTTTGAAGTTTTTGAAATTTTAAAACATTTCTTTGAAGGAAAGGACAAGTTTTATGAAGAATACTCAACGGATAATGTTAATGTTTATATTTCAGAATTTCTTGAAGCTAATAATTTTAAGGAAGATTTAGCAAAGATTAAAGATAACAGTCCGAATATTAATATATTCAGAAAAAGGTTTTACGATTGGTTTAATGCATTCAGAATAATAAAATTCCTTAATTATACTCGTGAAAAGTATTTTACCGGATTATCTGTAAAACAAGAAGCAGAAAAATTATTACAAAGAAAATATTCCTCTGTTTTTATTCCGGAATCTGAAAAAGAAATGCTTTTATTTTACAGAGATATTCAAAAAAGACATCTTTATAATACAGGATTTTAA